A genomic window from Phycisphaerales bacterium includes:
- a CDS encoding HlyD family efflux transporter periplasmic adaptor subunit has translation MSLHRVQPMQKKWSRIIAYATRGVVSVVILMLGLGVFGYFKATRPQVPRSQAGADSRLVEVMVAQPVSTARLWDGFGTAEARYVAEVASEVSGLVVERPEAIEPGRAVKKGQTLIVIDDRDYLAQQDIAEQNAARFESQLQMLDVEQKNWTDQLALAREELAVAQTEYDSTRQAVENGAGSPIEVDRRRREYTAALRIVRQLEEEVEKIAPRRNDLQASLRLERNRAAMALRDVQRCTIASPIDGALQFVSAQQGERVAAGTVVARVVNLELIRVPLALPQSAQTSVRVGDPVLLESDTMGWCWSGRIERLAPEADASTRTLTAFAEVSQTPDAQTLLMPGRFVHATVTSAPVERFVVPRRALSGDAVMIDEQGVAARRRVNVDYHIRQSFAPLHPDEQEWVVLAAESGLQRGDRVILSNVDEIRPGEKVRSADAAGEGRLSRSPDEPASLPADN, from the coding sequence GTGAGTCTCCATCGAGTGCAGCCGATGCAGAAAAAGTGGTCCAGGATCATCGCGTATGCCACCCGCGGCGTGGTCAGCGTGGTCATTCTCATGCTGGGCCTGGGCGTCTTCGGGTACTTCAAGGCGACGCGGCCGCAGGTGCCTCGCTCGCAGGCCGGCGCCGACAGCCGGCTGGTCGAGGTGATGGTGGCGCAGCCGGTTTCGACCGCGCGACTGTGGGATGGATTCGGCACGGCCGAGGCGCGCTATGTCGCTGAAGTGGCCTCCGAAGTTTCCGGGCTCGTGGTCGAGCGGCCCGAAGCCATCGAACCAGGTCGAGCCGTGAAAAAAGGCCAGACGCTCATCGTTATTGATGATCGCGATTACCTCGCACAGCAGGACATCGCCGAGCAGAACGCCGCGCGCTTCGAGTCGCAACTCCAGATGCTCGACGTCGAACAGAAGAACTGGACCGACCAGCTGGCGCTCGCCCGCGAAGAACTCGCCGTGGCCCAGACCGAGTACGACAGTACGCGCCAAGCCGTCGAGAACGGCGCCGGAAGCCCGATCGAAGTCGACCGCCGCCGGCGCGAGTACACGGCAGCGCTGCGCATCGTCCGTCAATTGGAAGAAGAGGTGGAAAAAATCGCCCCGCGGCGAAACGACCTTCAGGCCTCGCTCAGACTCGAGCGAAACCGCGCCGCCATGGCCTTGCGCGACGTGCAGCGCTGCACCATCGCCAGCCCCATCGACGGCGCGCTGCAGTTCGTCAGCGCGCAGCAGGGCGAACGCGTCGCAGCCGGGACCGTCGTCGCCCGAGTCGTCAACCTCGAACTCATCCGCGTGCCCCTCGCGCTGCCGCAGTCGGCGCAGACGTCGGTCAGAGTCGGTGACCCGGTGCTGCTCGAATCCGACACCATGGGCTGGTGCTGGAGCGGGCGCATTGAGCGGCTCGCGCCCGAGGCGGATGCGTCCACGCGCACCCTCACGGCGTTTGCCGAGGTGTCGCAGACACCCGACGCCCAGACGCTGCTCATGCCGGGCCGGTTCGTGCACGCGACGGTGACGTCAGCTCCCGTCGAGCGCTTCGTCGTGCCCCGGCGCGCGCTGTCTGGTGATGCGGTGATGATCGATGAGCAAGGCGTCGCCGCCCGCCGTCGCGTAAACGTGGACTATCACATCCGCCAGTCGTTTGCGCCGTTGCACCCGGACGAACAGGAGTGGGTGGTGCTTGCAGCCGAGTCGGGCCTGCAGCGCGGCGACCGCGTCATCCTCTCGAACGTCGATGAAATCAGGCCGGGCGAAAAGGTCAGGTCCGCTGACGCGGCCGGCGAGGGGCGCCTCTCGCGCTCGCCCGACGAGCCCGCGTCCCTGCCCGCCGACAACTGA
- a CDS encoding efflux RND transporter permease subunit, which translates to MAHPEIDPSPDKLTLTNFGVRQPVPANLLYIAIMLLGLIYGSTLRREFFPEVRPNLASITAAYPGASPQEIEEGLILKIEDKVAELDEVVEINSTAVEGLGTVVVEFRRDISDIDEAVRTVESALNSLTDLPEEAERLRTTKFDPKLQVIQIGLAGDSHEADLKRAIREIKDDIKSLPGMGNVILGGIRADEISVEVLPAALQKYHLSLTAVADRVREWMKEVPGGTVRTGAQNIRIRTLGVEERAAAVRDIIIKSDEGGGVVRLRDVASVTEGFEDVEIRTRLNGKPVVTLTAFNVGEGDAVKVAEAVRAYVAGRSGKGEFEPRWSDRWNAVVNAMMQRGYEKQLAEHEKQAAEGGDQGAPPAPPTPRKSTRLQAYELGASHTQPLPGELILFSDLARFIEGRLELLTRNAKWGAMLVFLTLLLFLNLRVAVWVMLGLVLSVLGTLAFMAAIGVTLNLLTMFGLIIVLGLLTDDAIVVAENITARYESGEPALLAAVQGTREVAWPVVATVTTTIAAFLPLALIEGQIGDFLGALPVVVTCALSVSLLEAIIILPAHMGHSLARVERPERPWLGARLLRNYEAWRNRLIFERVIPVFGRVLDWTISHRYITTSSAIAIWLVSIGMLVGGRVDFTFFEGTDSETFVVDLAMPIGTSIEGTDAVVRRIEAACAQQPEISIVTSLAGQRVDLNDFTPGGPQTHLAQIFVELTPVEQRERTSKEIIAAVRKAVGPVPGVRSIRYEEVQGGPGGPSLNLVTTGDDEARILAAVGEIEAALREFAGVVDISDDSDSGQRELQIRLRDGATMLGLTPELVARQVRGYLFGFEPHTFSASEEDVDVRVMLDEPTRRSLAQLESQYVFAADGRSVPLIEVAELSEGSSYATIKRLNRKRAVTVLADVDTAVNNPERVVAAMMPVISEIEARYPGVHIEPRGRQLETNKSLAGIKYGLLLACVMIYVILAWLFGSYFQPLAVMLAIPFAMIGMIWGHWLLGFNMMILSLIGFVALTGIVVNDSLIYIEFYNELRRGGMDIRPALVEAGRRRLRPIVLTTLTTVLGLSPLMLEQSFQARFLIPMAITISCGLISATAVVLVVLPSIMLIGSDIRWAARWLWTGGAEAGADGAAEPA; encoded by the coding sequence ATGGCCCACCCCGAGATCGACCCGAGTCCCGACAAGCTGACGCTGACCAACTTCGGCGTGCGCCAGCCGGTGCCGGCGAATCTGCTGTACATTGCCATCATGCTGCTGGGGCTCATCTACGGCTCGACGCTTCGCCGTGAGTTCTTTCCCGAAGTGCGGCCGAATCTCGCCTCGATCACCGCCGCTTATCCCGGCGCCAGCCCGCAGGAGATCGAGGAAGGACTGATTCTCAAAATCGAAGACAAGGTCGCCGAACTCGACGAAGTCGTCGAGATCAACAGCACCGCCGTCGAAGGGCTCGGCACCGTGGTCGTCGAGTTCCGCCGCGACATCAGCGACATCGACGAGGCGGTGCGCACGGTGGAGTCGGCGCTCAATTCACTCACCGACCTGCCCGAGGAAGCCGAGCGCCTGCGCACGACCAAGTTTGATCCGAAACTACAGGTCATCCAGATCGGGCTCGCGGGCGACTCGCACGAAGCGGACCTCAAGCGCGCGATCCGCGAGATCAAGGATGACATCAAGTCGCTGCCGGGCATGGGCAATGTGATTCTCGGCGGCATCCGCGCGGACGAGATCAGTGTTGAAGTGTTGCCGGCGGCGCTGCAGAAGTACCACCTCAGCCTGACCGCGGTTGCCGACCGTGTGCGCGAGTGGATGAAGGAAGTGCCCGGCGGCACGGTGCGCACTGGTGCACAGAACATCCGCATCCGCACGCTCGGCGTGGAGGAGCGAGCCGCCGCGGTGCGCGACATCATCATCAAGTCCGACGAGGGCGGCGGCGTGGTGCGGCTGCGCGACGTGGCCAGCGTGACGGAGGGATTCGAAGACGTCGAGATTCGCACTCGCCTCAACGGAAAGCCGGTCGTGACACTCACGGCGTTCAATGTGGGTGAAGGCGATGCGGTGAAGGTGGCCGAGGCGGTGCGGGCCTATGTTGCCGGCCGCAGCGGTAAGGGCGAATTTGAGCCACGCTGGTCTGACCGCTGGAACGCGGTCGTCAACGCGATGATGCAGCGCGGCTACGAGAAGCAACTGGCCGAGCACGAGAAGCAGGCGGCGGAAGGCGGTGATCAAGGCGCGCCCCCCGCTCCGCCCACGCCGCGCAAGAGCACTCGCCTGCAGGCGTACGAACTCGGCGCCTCGCACACGCAGCCGCTGCCGGGAGAACTCATCCTTTTCAGCGACCTGGCCCGGTTCATCGAGGGTCGGCTTGAACTGCTCACCCGCAACGCCAAGTGGGGCGCGATGCTCGTGTTCCTCACGCTGCTGCTGTTTCTGAACCTGCGCGTGGCCGTGTGGGTGATGCTCGGGCTCGTCCTCTCCGTGCTCGGTACGCTGGCGTTCATGGCGGCGATCGGCGTGACGCTCAATCTGCTCACGATGTTCGGGCTCATCATCGTGCTCGGCCTGCTGACCGACGATGCGATCGTCGTCGCCGAGAACATCACCGCCCGCTACGAATCGGGCGAGCCGGCGCTGCTCGCCGCAGTGCAGGGCACGCGCGAGGTGGCCTGGCCCGTCGTCGCCACCGTCACCACCACCATCGCCGCGTTCCTCCCCCTGGCTCTCATCGAGGGCCAGATCGGCGACTTCCTCGGCGCTTTGCCGGTCGTCGTCACCTGCGCGCTGAGCGTCTCACTGCTCGAAGCGATCATCATCCTTCCCGCCCACATGGGACACAGCCTGGCGCGCGTCGAGCGGCCCGAGCGGCCGTGGCTTGGCGCCCGCCTGCTGCGCAACTACGAAGCCTGGCGCAACCGGCTCATCTTCGAACGCGTCATTCCCGTCTTCGGCCGGGTCCTCGACTGGACCATCTCCCATCGCTACATCACGACGTCTTCGGCCATCGCGATCTGGCTGGTCTCCATCGGCATGCTCGTCGGCGGGCGCGTGGATTTCACGTTCTTCGAGGGCACCGACAGCGAGACGTTCGTGGTCGATCTGGCCATGCCCATCGGCACGTCGATCGAAGGCACCGACGCGGTGGTGCGCCGCATCGAGGCGGCGTGCGCCCAGCAGCCCGAGATCAGCATCGTGACCTCGTTGGCCGGCCAGCGCGTCGATTTGAACGACTTCACGCCGGGAGGACCGCAGACGCACCTGGCGCAGATCTTTGTCGAACTCACTCCCGTCGAGCAGCGCGAGCGCACGAGCAAGGAGATCATCGCGGCGGTGCGAAAGGCGGTGGGGCCGGTGCCGGGCGTGCGCTCCATCCGCTACGAAGAAGTGCAGGGCGGTCCGGGCGGGCCGTCGCTCAACCTCGTCACGACGGGGGATGATGAAGCCAGGATACTCGCCGCCGTGGGGGAGATCGAAGCGGCTCTGCGCGAGTTTGCCGGAGTCGTGGACATCAGTGACGACTCCGACAGTGGCCAGCGCGAACTGCAGATTCGGCTGCGCGATGGCGCCACCATGCTCGGCCTCACGCCCGAACTCGTGGCGCGGCAGGTGCGCGGCTATCTCTTCGGCTTTGAGCCGCACACGTTCTCGGCCAGCGAGGAAGACGTGGACGTGCGCGTCATGCTCGATGAACCGACGCGTCGCAGCCTCGCCCAGCTCGAGAGCCAATACGTCTTCGCCGCCGACGGCCGCAGCGTGCCGCTCATCGAAGTTGCTGAACTGAGCGAGGGTTCGAGTTACGCGACGATCAAGCGGCTCAACCGCAAGCGGGCGGTAACGGTGCTGGCTGACGTCGATACGGCCGTGAACAACCCCGAGCGCGTCGTGGCCGCGATGATGCCGGTGATTTCGGAGATCGAGGCCCGCTACCCCGGCGTGCACATCGAGCCGCGCGGCCGACAGCTCGAGACGAACAAATCGCTTGCCGGTATCAAGTACGGCCTTCTCCTCGCGTGCGTCATGATCTACGTGATTCTCGCGTGGCTGTTTGGCAGTTATTTCCAGCCCCTGGCGGTCATGCTGGCTATTCCGTTTGCGATGATCGGCATGATCTGGGGCCACTGGCTGCTGGGCTTCAACATGATGATCCTGTCGCTCATCGGTTTTGTGGCGCTGACGGGAATCGTGGTCAATGACTCGCTCATCTACATCGAGTTCTACAACGAACTGCGGCGCGGCGGGATGGACATCCGGCCCGCGCTGGTTGAAGCCGGACGCCGTCGCCTGCGGCCGATCGTGCTCACCACGCTCACGACGGTGCTCGGGCTGTCGCCGTTGATGCTCGAGCAGTCGTTCCAGGCGCGGTTCCTCATCCCGATGGCGATCACCATCAGTTGTGGGCTCATCAGCGCGACGGCGGTGGTGCTCGTGGTGCTGCCGAGCATCATGCTGATCGGCAGCGACATCCGCTGGGCGGCGCGGTGGCTGTGGACGGGCGGGGCCGAAGCCGGGGCGGACGGGGCGGCCGAGCCCGCGTGA
- a CDS encoding 4a-hydroxytetrahydrobiopterin dehydratase encodes MNKLSFPEIEARLDELSDWTAVGDTISRTFEFRNFVEAIEFVNRVAEHAEEVQHHPDILVRWNRVTLTLSTHDAGGVTEKDLAFAKAADALHG; translated from the coding sequence ATGAACAAACTCTCATTTCCAGAGATCGAGGCCCGGCTCGACGAGTTGTCGGACTGGACCGCCGTAGGCGACACGATCAGCCGCACGTTTGAATTCAGGAACTTCGTCGAGGCGATTGAGTTCGTCAACCGCGTGGCGGAACACGCCGAGGAGGTCCAGCATCACCCGGACATCCTCGTGCGCTGGAACCGCGTGACGCTCACGCTGAGCACCCACGACGCGGGCGGCGTGACGGAAAAGGACCTCGCTTTCGCCAAGGCCGCCGACGCGTTGCACGGCTGA
- the gluQRS gene encoding tRNA glutamyl-Q(34) synthetase GluQRS gives MSSSITRLAPSPTGALHLGNLRTFLINWALARQGGWRIDMRIEDLDGPRVRPGAAQGVLDTLQWIGIDWDGPVLVQSTDLEPYVAAMRVLAEMQRVYPCELTRSEIEAAASAPHGSKGEVCFPPSLRPQDFPNRFDHAQKNWRFAVDSRTIVFDDEFAGRVERCPAQQCGDFVVWTRRAQPAYQLAVVVDDARQRVTDVVRGDDLLDSAARQIMLIETLGLTPQPRYTHLPLVVGQDGRRLAKRHGDTRIEHYRSRGASPERLIGLMAFWCGIQTRREPMSLNEFRNAFELSTLPRGKTTFTQEDDQWLCEA, from the coding sequence ATGTCAAGCAGCATTACCCGACTTGCTCCGTCGCCGACCGGCGCCCTGCACCTGGGCAATCTCCGCACGTTTCTGATCAACTGGGCCCTGGCGCGCCAGGGAGGCTGGCGCATCGACATGCGCATCGAGGATCTCGATGGGCCGCGCGTCCGGCCGGGCGCTGCTCAGGGTGTCCTCGACACGCTGCAGTGGATCGGCATCGACTGGGACGGGCCGGTCCTTGTCCAGTCTACGGATCTTGAGCCGTATGTCGCCGCCATGCGCGTCCTGGCCGAGATGCAGCGCGTGTACCCCTGCGAACTCACTCGTTCGGAGATCGAGGCGGCCGCGTCGGCGCCGCATGGCTCAAAGGGGGAGGTGTGCTTTCCGCCGTCGTTGCGGCCGCAGGACTTTCCAAACCGATTTGACCACGCGCAGAAAAACTGGCGTTTTGCCGTCGATAGCCGCACCATCGTCTTCGATGACGAGTTTGCAGGTCGGGTGGAGCGCTGCCCGGCACAGCAGTGCGGCGACTTCGTCGTCTGGACCCGGCGCGCTCAGCCCGCGTATCAACTCGCCGTCGTCGTCGATGACGCCCGGCAGAGGGTGACCGATGTCGTGCGCGGCGACGACCTGCTGGATTCCGCGGCCCGGCAGATCATGCTCATCGAGACCCTCGGCCTGACGCCCCAGCCCCGCTACACCCACCTGCCGCTGGTCGTGGGGCAGGACGGCCGCCGGTTGGCCAAACGCCACGGCGACACGCGCATCGAGCACTACCGCAGCCGGGGCGCGTCGCCCGAGCGCCTCATCGGCCTGATGGCGTTCTGGTGTGGAATTCAGACCCGCCGCGAGCCGATGTCGCTCAATGAGTTCCGCAACGCCTTCGAGCTGTCTACTCTTCCACGGGGAAAGACGACTTTTACGCAAGAGGATGACCAATGGCTCTGCGAAGCATGA
- a CDS encoding DUF192 domain-containing protein, with amino-acid sequence MALRSMKPASRLAWLPATAILLISIISLVGLRGCDEESTDTFTAKLGGEWFTLDTAITLAEQKRGLGGRESIPDDGGMIFIFSRDEERNFWMLDCLVDMDIMYIDRTGFIVSTYTMKAQPLRQPGESQQQYEQRLRADSYPSKGRARYAIELRAGRMAELGLRRGQQLELDLDRLKELAASADDR; translated from the coding sequence ATGGCTCTGCGAAGCATGAAACCGGCCTCCCGGCTCGCGTGGCTGCCCGCGACGGCGATCCTGCTCATCAGCATCATCAGCCTGGTCGGCCTGAGAGGCTGCGATGAAGAGTCCACAGACACCTTCACCGCCAAACTCGGCGGCGAGTGGTTCACGCTCGACACCGCCATTACCCTGGCCGAGCAGAAGCGCGGCCTCGGCGGGCGCGAGTCGATTCCCGACGACGGCGGCATGATCTTCATCTTCTCGCGAGATGAAGAACGCAACTTCTGGATGCTCGACTGCCTCGTGGACATGGACATCATGTACATCGATCGCACGGGGTTCATCGTCTCGACGTACACGATGAAGGCCCAGCCGCTGAGGCAGCCCGGCGAGAGTCAGCAGCAGTACGAGCAGCGTCTGCGGGCGGATTCCTATCCGAGCAAGGGCCGGGCGCGGTACGCGATCGAACTCCGGGCCGGGCGGATGGCCGAACTGGGACTCCGCCGGGGCCAGCAGCTGGAACTCGATCTCGATCGCCTCAAGGAGCTGGCCGCATCGGCCGATGATCGCTGA
- a CDS encoding SpoIIE family protein phosphatase, with protein MATHHVHFVGFDHEPALLDPWRGGILAAWPGGPTPTAEQVSMEQALVLLDGSAMDACVLLLASERIGSAAYQLLDLLDEQRVPTIILTRDRRALNNHLTPGQALVCELDEAAASVAIRLDTLLRRQITVDRCAEELRIARRCQTGLESEVSRIHDEMQLASMIQREFLPRSLPELDDVRFGVFYRPAGYVSGDMYDVRRLDEHTIGFFLADAVGHGVPAALLTMVISRCLTLKVVSDVDYRIVSPGEVLARLNEEMLRLQSAGGRFATAVYGIIDTRSHKVTIAGAGHPPPRLIKEDGASIGLETDGGLLGVFADATFSETSLTLRPGERLVLFTDGFETAFPEAGAARRQRRLPTDRYLDCMARICGGNRSVDESVAELGVLVDDQSGSLHQIDDLTAIIVQSDAPAAVQAPHRVKRTRAKAGVDADLAA; from the coding sequence ATGGCCACACACCACGTGCATTTCGTCGGCTTCGATCACGAGCCCGCGCTGCTCGACCCATGGCGTGGGGGCATTCTCGCGGCGTGGCCCGGGGGGCCGACGCCCACCGCCGAACAAGTCAGTATGGAACAGGCGCTGGTGCTGCTCGACGGGTCGGCGATGGATGCCTGCGTGCTGCTGCTCGCCTCGGAGCGGATCGGGTCCGCCGCCTACCAGTTGCTCGACCTGCTCGACGAACAGCGCGTGCCGACGATCATCCTCACGCGAGACCGCCGCGCGCTGAACAACCACCTCACGCCGGGCCAGGCGCTGGTGTGCGAACTTGACGAGGCTGCCGCGAGCGTGGCGATTCGACTCGACACGCTGCTGCGGCGGCAGATCACCGTCGATCGCTGCGCCGAGGAGCTGCGCATCGCCCGCCGCTGCCAGACCGGGCTCGAGAGCGAAGTTTCGCGCATCCACGACGAAATGCAACTCGCGTCGATGATTCAGCGCGAATTCCTGCCGCGATCATTGCCCGAACTCGACGACGTGCGCTTCGGCGTGTTCTACCGGCCGGCCGGGTATGTGAGCGGCGACATGTACGACGTGCGGCGGCTCGACGAGCACACGATTGGCTTTTTTCTCGCCGACGCAGTCGGCCACGGCGTGCCGGCGGCGCTGCTTACCATGGTCATCTCGCGCTGCCTGACGCTCAAAGTCGTCAGCGACGTGGATTATCGCATCGTCTCGCCGGGCGAAGTGCTGGCCCGGCTCAACGAGGAGATGCTTCGCCTGCAGAGCGCCGGCGGCCGCTTCGCCACCGCCGTCTACGGCATCATCGACACGCGCTCGCACAAGGTGACCATCGCCGGCGCGGGCCACCCGCCGCCGCGGCTCATCAAGGAAGACGGCGCTTCGATCGGGCTCGAGACCGACGGCGGGCTGCTGGGCGTCTTCGCCGACGCCACCTTCAGCGAAACGTCGCTCACGCTGCGACCCGGCGAGCGGCTCGTGCTCTTTACCGATGGCTTTGAGACCGCCTTTCCCGAAGCGGGCGCCGCCCGCCGCCAGAGGCGCCTGCCCACCGATCGCTATCTCGACTGCATGGCCCGGATCTGCGGCGGCAATCGCAGCGTCGATGAGAGCGTGGCTGAACTCGGCGTGCTCGTCGATGACCAGTCCGGCTCGCTGCACCAGATCGACGACCTCACCGCGATTATCGTTCAGTCCGACGCACCGGCCGCGGTCCAGGCGCCGCACCGCGTCAAACGGACGCGCGCGAAAGCCGGCGTCGATGCGGACCTCGCGGCCTGA
- the tsf gene encoding translation elongation factor Ts, producing the protein MSANVSAKDVMALRQRTGLGMMDCKEALMENDGDMEKAIEWLRAKLKGKMDERADRAMAQGRLAIATAPDRKSLAIVEINVETDFTARNEMVEKAANDIASLVLAGPAGEASANEKIAPIIDNIRITTGENTVFKRGLKLQAPCCGSYLHFDNQKAAVITFDGEVDAETAKGICMHIVSHKPEPQGISDADVPADLIARQRELAKAEAMESGKPAEIAEKMVEGKIRKFVGEITLLNQKYVRDPEGKQSVKDVLPKGVKVTRFLRFEVGR; encoded by the coding sequence ATGTCAGCCAACGTGAGTGCAAAGGACGTGATGGCCCTGCGGCAGCGCACCGGCCTGGGCATGATGGACTGCAAAGAGGCCCTCATGGAAAACGACGGCGACATGGAAAAGGCCATCGAGTGGCTTCGCGCCAAACTCAAGGGCAAGATGGACGAGAGGGCCGATCGCGCCATGGCTCAGGGACGACTCGCCATCGCCACCGCGCCCGACCGCAAGAGCCTCGCCATTGTCGAGATCAACGTCGAGACGGACTTCACGGCCCGTAACGAGATGGTCGAGAAGGCGGCCAACGACATCGCCTCACTCGTGCTCGCCGGCCCGGCGGGCGAAGCGAGCGCCAATGAGAAGATCGCGCCGATCATCGACAACATCCGCATTACCACGGGCGAGAACACGGTCTTCAAGCGCGGGCTGAAACTGCAGGCCCCCTGCTGCGGCTCGTACCTGCACTTCGACAATCAGAAGGCCGCGGTCATCACCTTCGATGGCGAGGTCGATGCGGAGACGGCCAAGGGCATCTGCATGCACATCGTCAGCCACAAGCCCGAGCCGCAGGGCATCTCCGACGCAGACGTGCCGGCTGATCTCATCGCCCGCCAGCGCGAATTGGCCAAGGCCGAGGCGATGGAGTCCGGCAAGCCCGCCGAGATCGCCGAGAAAATGGTCGAGGGCAAGATCCGCAAGTTTGTCGGCGAGATCACGCTGCTCAATCAGAAGTACGTTCGCGATCCTGAAGGCAAGCAGAGCGTCAAGGACGTGCTGCCCAAGGGCGTCAAGGTGACGCGCTTCCTGCGCTTCGAAGTCGGGCGCTGA
- the rpsB gene encoding 30S ribosomal protein S2, protein MAQITSKSLVTDLIEAGIHFGQRSANWNPRMSPYIYGKRNNIHIIDIKETVKGLLLAKKFIAKTVASGKDVCFVGTKRQARDVLRERVGDVKMHWVIERWLGGTLTNFRTIRSRLKRLEELEHIEQSGDIANYSKKMESQLRRERKKILRNLEGIRNMSKLPGAMVVIDVKREMNAIMEAKKLGIPTICLIDTDGDPDMADIPIPGNDDSMRSIDVIIRELCAAVVEGKNQRVVAQQSEEDARGAAGEGGSPATPRRSRRAMFLKDGSAPPPTEGSDEHGAEATASVGPNQSPA, encoded by the coding sequence ATGGCTCAGATCACTTCCAAATCGCTCGTCACCGACCTCATCGAGGCGGGGATCCACTTCGGCCAGCGCAGCGCCAACTGGAACCCGCGCATGTCGCCGTACATCTACGGCAAGCGCAACAACATCCACATCATCGACATCAAGGAAACCGTCAAGGGGCTGCTTCTGGCCAAGAAGTTCATCGCCAAGACGGTCGCCTCGGGCAAGGACGTGTGCTTTGTCGGCACGAAGCGGCAGGCCCGCGACGTGCTCCGCGAGCGCGTTGGCGACGTGAAGATGCACTGGGTCATCGAACGCTGGCTCGGCGGAACGCTCACCAACTTCCGCACGATCCGCTCGCGCCTCAAGCGCCTCGAAGAACTCGAACACATCGAGCAGAGCGGCGACATCGCCAACTACTCCAAGAAAATGGAGAGCCAGTTGCGCCGCGAGCGCAAGAAGATCCTGCGGAATCTCGAAGGCATCCGCAACATGTCCAAACTGCCCGGCGCCATGGTCGTCATCGACGTCAAGCGCGAGATGAACGCGATCATGGAAGCCAAGAAACTCGGCATTCCCACGATCTGCCTCATCGACACCGACGGCGATCCGGACATGGCCGACATTCCCATCCCCGGCAACGACGACTCGATGCGCTCCATCGACGTGATCATCCGCGAACTGTGCGCGGCGGTGGTGGAAGGCAAGAACCAGCGGGTGGTGGCCCAGCAGAGTGAGGAAGACGCCCGGGGGGCAGCCGGCGAAGGCGGCTCCCCCGCCACGCCGCGGCGCAGCCGGCGAGCCATGTTCCTCAAGGACGGATCGGCTCCCCCGCCCACCGAAGGCTCCGATGAACATGGCGCCGAGGCGACGGCATCCGTCGGGCCGAACCAGTCTCCGGCCTGA
- a CDS encoding ATP-binding cassette domain-containing protein encodes MSPSQPVEIRVEDLHKAFAEHPVLQGIDLTVQRSDLLAIVGGSGCGKTVLLKHILRQLDPDRGRVLVADHDRPDAALVDLATLTEEQMDELRLHWAVVFQRNALFSGSVFENIALWFREVKGMTDAEVRPIAIEVLESVGFKDIEPLLEKDRDALSGGMAKRVAVARALSMDPILMFYDEPTTGLDPVHAAQIHRLIHDTHHRPSRSGGARTTVIITHDKDLLHRLEPRIVMLHEGRIFFDGSFSEFEQSDSPIIRPYFDVMPILHERHPDAASGWSIPGLD; translated from the coding sequence ATGAGCCCGTCCCAGCCCGTCGAAATCCGCGTCGAGGACCTGCATAAGGCGTTCGCCGAGCACCCCGTGCTGCAGGGCATCGATCTGACAGTCCAGCGCAGCGACCTGCTGGCCATCGTCGGCGGCTCGGGCTGCGGCAAGACGGTTCTGCTCAAGCACATTCTCCGGCAGTTGGATCCCGATCGCGGCCGCGTGCTCGTGGCTGATCACGATCGCCCCGACGCAGCCCTGGTCGATCTCGCCACCCTCACCGAAGAGCAGATGGACGAGCTGCGGCTGCACTGGGCGGTGGTCTTTCAGCGCAACGCGCTCTTTTCGGGCAGCGTCTTTGAGAACATCGCCCTGTGGTTTCGCGAGGTCAAGGGCATGACCGATGCGGAGGTCCGGCCAATCGCGATTGAAGTACTCGAATCCGTAGGCTTCAAGGACATCGAGCCGCTCCTCGAAAAGGACCGCGATGCGCTGTCCGGCGGCATGGCCAAGCGCGTGGCCGTCGCCCGCGCGCTGTCTATGGACCCCATCCTGATGTTCTACGACGAGCCCACGACCGGCCTGGACCCCGTGCACGCGGCCCAGATTCACCGGCTGATCCACGACACGCACCACCGGCCGAGCCGCTCGGGCGGAGCGCGGACGACGGTCATCATCACGCACGACAAGGACCTGCTGCACCGCCTCGAGCCGCGGATCGTCATGCTGCATGAAGGCCGCATCTTTTTCGACGGCTCGTTCAGCGAGTTCGAGCAGTCCGACTCGCCGATCATCAGGCCCTACTTTGACGTCATGCCGATCCTCCACGAACGGCACCCCGACGCCGCGTCGGGATGGAGCATCCCCGGGCTGGACTAG